A stretch of the Candidatus Krumholzibacteriia bacterium genome encodes the following:
- a CDS encoding bifunctional nuclease family protein has translation MIRVQVASLAMDQTTHNPVVLLEAPEDKEAGVLPIWIGHPEATAIASQLYGHTFERPLTHDLLRIVIEGLEARVKKVLITELRGNTFFAKIYIARGDEIFAIDARPSDSIALALRAHAPIYVDRELFRRSSRPLNLGKGTPGPEADDDPLRKYLDDPDPPGDLNL, from the coding sequence GTGATCCGCGTGCAGGTCGCCAGTCTCGCCATGGACCAGACGACGCACAATCCCGTCGTGTTGCTGGAGGCACCGGAGGACAAGGAAGCAGGCGTTCTCCCCATCTGGATCGGCCACCCGGAGGCCACGGCGATCGCCAGCCAGCTCTATGGCCACACCTTCGAGCGGCCCCTGACGCACGACCTGCTGCGCATCGTCATCGAGGGTCTGGAGGCGCGGGTGAAGAAGGTGCTGATCACCGAGCTGCGCGGTAACACCTTCTTCGCCAAGATCTACATCGCCCGGGGCGACGAGATCTTCGCCATCGACGCCCGCCCTAGCGATTCCATCGCCCTGGCGTTGCGCGCCCACGCTCCCATCTACGTCGACCGCGAGCTCTTCCGCCGCAGCAGCCGGCCGCTCAACCTGGGGAAGGGGACGCCTGGTCCGGAAGCCGACGACGATCCGCTGCGCAAGTATCTGGACGACCCGGACCCCCCGGGCGACCTCAACCTCTAG
- a CDS encoding gamma carbonic anhydrase family protein, giving the protein MLYRFGESEPWLGREVFVAPSATVLGAVRLGSQSSVWFGTVLRGDVGRIEVGERSNIQDLTTVHVSDGGQGTSIGDDVVIGHRALIHDCRIDALALIGMGCVILDGAHIGRGAVVAAGAVILSGQVVPPLAVVAGVPATVRKILPEASLEDRRRHALHYVELSRRYLRGECAPLA; this is encoded by the coding sequence GTGCTCTACCGCTTCGGCGAGTCCGAGCCGTGGCTCGGCCGGGAGGTGTTCGTGGCCCCGTCCGCCACGGTCCTGGGAGCCGTGCGTCTTGGCTCGCAGTCGAGCGTGTGGTTCGGCACCGTGCTGCGCGGCGACGTCGGCCGGATCGAGGTGGGCGAGCGCAGCAACATCCAGGACCTGACCACGGTGCACGTGAGCGACGGCGGTCAGGGCACGAGCATCGGTGACGACGTGGTGATCGGCCATCGCGCCTTGATCCACGACTGCCGTATCGACGCTCTCGCTCTGATCGGCATGGGCTGCGTCATCCTGGATGGGGCGCATATCGGCCGTGGCGCCGTCGTGGCCGCCGGCGCCGTCATCCTTTCCGGCCAGGTGGTACCCCCCCTCGCCGTGGTGGCAGGCGTCCCGGCGACGGTGCGGAAGATCCTGCCGGAGGCGAGCCTGGAAGACCGCCGCCGCCACGCGCTCCACTACGTGGAGCTCTCCCGCCGCTACCTCCGAGGCGAGTGCGCGCCGCTCGCCTGA
- a CDS encoding ABC transporter substrate-binding protein produces MTLGSAKLLFLPLLWLVACQPARVPAPSPGPASPATTGAPATPPAATPAPGGAAAPTPKSGSAKAPREDASPGPEAKIGVLAPFSGPYAGHGRAYLDGVNLAVEAAQTAGGKAVAVVPADDKALPEGALIAVRRLDEAEKVNCIVGGFVGGPTWVAALECNWRGVPFLANVAHEPELGSIGPWIFHEGAPPARTAQAAAELATFELRLFRAALLFPQEGEGRLQASEFSARIAALGGRIVASEAFAPGTTDFTAPVRRLAGANPDVLYLPIDTETMRLVLPALVVEGLEARLIGVAAWNSSRFLSQCGGDLEGALVPDTELGGEDRAALGRFESAYRARHGEAPSRFAAAGYIAGQRVLEAMAARGSERAALQAELAARTAARRAQTTAPRFLVVKQGALKSFPTP; encoded by the coding sequence ATGACGCTTGGAAGCGCGAAGCTCCTCTTCCTTCCCCTGCTCTGGCTCGTAGCCTGTCAACCTGCACGAGTGCCCGCGCCTTCGCCGGGGCCGGCGTCGCCCGCCACGACCGGGGCCCCCGCCACGCCTCCGGCTGCGACACCCGCCCCAGGAGGCGCCGCCGCTCCGACCCCGAAGAGCGGCAGCGCCAAGGCACCCCGGGAGGACGCCTCCCCGGGGCCGGAGGCGAAGATCGGTGTACTGGCTCCCTTCAGCGGACCGTACGCGGGGCATGGCCGGGCCTATCTGGATGGGGTGAATCTTGCCGTGGAGGCCGCGCAGACCGCCGGCGGGAAGGCGGTGGCGGTGGTGCCGGCGGACGACAAGGCCTTGCCCGAGGGGGCGCTCATAGCGGTGCGCCGTCTGGACGAGGCCGAGAAGGTGAACTGCATCGTCGGCGGCTTCGTTGGCGGCCCCACCTGGGTGGCGGCGCTGGAGTGCAACTGGCGCGGGGTGCCCTTCCTGGCCAATGTGGCCCACGAGCCGGAGCTGGGCAGCATCGGCCCTTGGATCTTCCATGAGGGAGCGCCGCCGGCGCGCACCGCCCAGGCGGCGGCGGAGCTGGCGACGTTCGAGCTGCGGCTCTTCCGCGCCGCGCTCCTCTTCCCGCAAGAAGGGGAGGGCCGGCTGCAGGCGAGCGAGTTCTCCGCCCGCATCGCCGCCCTCGGCGGACGCATCGTCGCCTCCGAGGCCTTCGCCCCAGGAACGACGGATTTCACCGCTCCCGTCCGCCGGCTGGCCGGCGCCAATCCCGACGTGCTCTACCTGCCCATCGATACCGAGACGATGCGCCTCGTCCTGCCGGCACTTGTGGTCGAAGGTTTGGAAGCCCGGCTCATCGGCGTCGCCGCTTGGAACAGCAGCCGCTTCCTCTCTCAGTGCGGCGGCGATCTCGAAGGGGCCCTGGTGCCGGACACCGAGCTGGGCGGTGAAGATCGGGCTGCTCTCGGTCGCTTCGAAAGCGCCTACCGCGCCCGCCACGGGGAGGCGCCGTCGCGCTTCGCCGCCGCCGGGTACATCGCGGGGCAGCGCGTTCTGGAGGCGATGGCGGCTCGCGGCAGCGAGCGCGCCGCGCTCCAGGCCGAGCTGGCGGCGCGCACCGCGGCGCGCCGGGCGCAAACGACGGCACCTCGCTTCCTCGTCGTGAAACAAGGCGCGCTCAAGAGCTTCCCCACGCCGTAA
- a CDS encoding energy transducer TonB, with the protein MSPDRARRREREYRVSLSAGFLVAAAVHLLLFALGSFIILPLHVRAEQPPLLGYRGRPNPLLELEIMEPNSIQAFFYQRRREGMRAAPEYHVLDEPKIQPGPNPILVRQNEKPKPEEKPQVTDYVESPHVPAPPLHTLLSFSEDFVILKAVKPDYPETERSHGIEGYVLLACYVTPAGDIIDEQVMESGTVPAGGSAQAFEQAALEAVRKWKVLPPRRDGEPQGAWLPIRVKFDLSDLEPE; encoded by the coding sequence ATGAGCCCGGATCGCGCACGTCGTCGAGAGAGGGAATACCGCGTTTCGCTCTCCGCCGGTTTCCTCGTCGCCGCCGCCGTCCACTTGCTGCTCTTCGCCCTCGGAAGCTTCATCATCCTGCCGCTGCACGTGCGCGCCGAGCAGCCACCCCTCCTCGGCTACCGTGGCCGGCCGAACCCGCTCCTCGAGCTCGAGATCATGGAGCCCAACAGCATCCAGGCCTTCTTCTACCAGCGCCGGCGCGAGGGCATGCGGGCAGCTCCGGAGTACCACGTGCTCGATGAACCCAAGATCCAGCCGGGTCCGAACCCGATCTTGGTGCGCCAGAATGAGAAGCCCAAGCCCGAGGAAAAGCCGCAGGTGACGGACTACGTCGAGAGCCCGCATGTGCCCGCCCCGCCGCTGCACACGCTGCTCTCCTTCTCGGAGGACTTCGTCATCCTCAAGGCGGTGAAGCCGGATTACCCGGAGACCGAGCGCAGCCATGGCATCGAGGGCTACGTCCTCCTGGCCTGCTACGTGACGCCGGCGGGGGACATCATCGACGAACAGGTGATGGAATCGGGCACGGTCCCGGCCGGGGGTTCGGCTCAAGCCTTCGAACAGGCGGCGCTGGAAGCGGTGCGGAAGTGGAAGGTGCTGCCGCCGCGCCGCGACGGTGAACCCCAGGGCGCCTGGCTGCCCATCCGGGTGAAGTTCGACCTCTCCGACCTCGAGCCCGAGTAG
- the selA gene encoding L-seryl-tRNA(Sec) selenium transferase, whose translation MPSSEIYRQLPPVERLLQEESLREPLRRLPRAVVVTLVQEEVESLRSRLGNGSGTLPQSREEAQAWVLRAVHRRLEALVRPSLRPVINATGVILHTNLGRALLGRGAVEAVVQAASRYTNLEYDLEAGERSSRQVHVEELLRRLVGAEAAFVVNNNAAALLLAVDTLGQAGVVVSRGEQVEIGDSFRLPEILRKSGVPIHEVGTTNRTTPQDYEMAAERRGCILLKVHRSNFSLHGFTRDTSVAELAEVARRCAATLVYDLGSGCLESLEAHGLQGEPDARSALAAGAHLVTMSGDKLLGGPQAGIIAGAAVAVGALRRNPLARALRIDKLTLAALQATLLSYAHDGARDVPTRHLLLSEPAVIRARAERVCAGLRQSPQATVEVAAGESSVGGGSFADLRLPSFEVQLRPHTARATVILARLRRGTPAVLARIRDDCIALDARCVADDEVEPLIGAVQAALAAGGGDA comes from the coding sequence ATGCCGTCTTCCGAGATCTACCGCCAGCTGCCACCGGTGGAGCGTCTGCTCCAGGAGGAGAGCCTGCGCGAGCCGTTGCGCCGCTTGCCCCGCGCCGTGGTCGTCACCTTGGTGCAGGAGGAAGTGGAGTCTCTCCGTTCCCGGCTCGGGAACGGCAGCGGCACGCTGCCGCAGAGCCGCGAGGAAGCCCAGGCCTGGGTGCTGCGCGCCGTGCACAGGCGGCTCGAGGCCTTGGTGCGCCCGTCGCTGCGTCCGGTGATCAACGCCACTGGCGTCATCTTGCACACCAATCTCGGGCGGGCTCTCCTCGGACGCGGCGCGGTCGAGGCCGTGGTGCAGGCAGCGAGCCGCTACACCAACTTGGAATACGATCTCGAGGCGGGGGAACGCAGCAGTCGTCAGGTCCACGTGGAAGAACTCTTGCGCCGTCTCGTGGGTGCGGAAGCGGCGTTCGTGGTGAACAACAACGCGGCCGCGCTCCTCCTCGCCGTGGACACCTTGGGGCAGGCCGGCGTCGTCGTCTCGCGGGGCGAGCAGGTGGAGATCGGCGACAGCTTCCGCCTGCCCGAAATCCTGCGCAAGAGCGGTGTGCCGATCCACGAAGTGGGCACGACGAACCGGACGACGCCACAAGACTACGAGATGGCCGCCGAGCGGCGGGGGTGCATTCTCCTCAAGGTGCATCGCAGCAACTTCAGCCTCCACGGCTTCACGCGCGACACCAGCGTCGCCGAGCTGGCAGAGGTGGCGCGACGCTGCGCTGCGACCCTGGTCTACGACCTCGGCAGTGGTTGCCTCGAGTCCCTGGAGGCGCACGGCCTGCAGGGCGAGCCCGACGCCCGCAGCGCTCTCGCGGCCGGGGCGCACCTCGTGACCATGAGCGGCGACAAGCTCCTCGGTGGGCCCCAGGCGGGGATCATCGCCGGCGCCGCCGTGGCCGTCGGGGCCCTGCGCCGCAACCCGCTGGCGCGGGCGCTGCGCATCGACAAGTTAACCCTTGCGGCTCTCCAGGCGACTCTGCTTTCATACGCCCACGACGGCGCGCGCGACGTGCCCACAAGACACCTGCTGCTGAGCGAGCCCGCGGTGATCCGCGCCCGGGCGGAACGGGTGTGCGCCGGCCTGCGGCAGAGCCCGCAGGCGACGGTCGAGGTGGCGGCCGGGGAGTCGTCGGTCGGCGGCGGTTCCTTCGCGGATCTACGGCTGCCGTCCTTCGAGGTCCAGCTGCGGCCGCACACGGCGCGCGCCACGGTGATCCTGGCGCGCCTGCGCCGGGGCACTCCGGCCGTGCTGGCCCGCATTCGGGACGATTGCATCGCGCTCGACGCCCGCTGCGTGGCGGATGACGAGGTGGAGCCGCTGATTGGGGCGGTGCAGGCCGCCCTGGCGGCAGGGGGAGGGGACGCATGA